A DNA window from Paenibacillus andongensis contains the following coding sequences:
- a CDS encoding tyrosine-type recombinase/integrase produces MIPSNLLLKESNNSSKRDVENKPTGFKLFLTESGVRRTAIIENNVLLFFVYSLSHQLINDHENINGPQLAQPILTYKQHLEDLLKEGKILPSERQQYLYSLDFYIRYLRTKNIYVPLDNYLLNQEVPHFDDLGCAPLREYIEELCRLNKLCVTTELRNIKSILKLLDPEIRQNIRLLTQTHLTDIENHFLKRIDEETILSRSAYYQLNVLRRFLRFLKRNQYIYFDYVIPEQFDSTVVRENSFVTNEDRMSFLNGILQDQYSPFQKRDLCVVLLIMFTGCRPIEICTLRIQDVLKTESRIYLYSLKSSQRSIQLEKEVMLILRSYINKQRNGASLIDPLFVTGRGMRIETKHISSIFNKYNRKIFGMSKVSARALRHTFITSALDDHSGNELTEVSRSVGHSDLRSTMHYYYRNIKRLVSNALPYLT; encoded by the coding sequence ATGATTCCATCAAATCTACTATTGAAGGAAAGCAACAATAGCAGCAAAAGGGACGTTGAAAACAAACCTACAGGGTTCAAGCTATTTCTCACTGAGTCAGGTGTAAGGCGTACTGCCATCATCGAAAACAATGTGCTTCTGTTCTTTGTCTATTCACTCAGTCATCAGTTAATTAATGATCACGAAAACATAAACGGACCACAGCTTGCGCAGCCCATACTTACCTATAAGCAGCACTTAGAAGATCTATTGAAGGAGGGTAAGATATTACCCTCTGAGAGGCAACAATATTTGTACAGTCTCGATTTTTATATCCGATATTTACGGACAAAAAATATTTATGTTCCGCTGGACAATTATCTGCTTAACCAAGAAGTCCCCCACTTCGATGATCTCGGATGTGCGCCCTTACGGGAATATATCGAGGAGCTGTGCCGGTTAAATAAACTGTGCGTTACAACTGAATTACGCAACATCAAATCAATTCTAAAGCTGCTCGACCCTGAAATCAGACAAAACATCAGACTGTTAACTCAGACCCACTTGACGGATATTGAAAACCACTTCTTAAAACGCATAGACGAAGAAACCATTTTGTCCAGGTCAGCTTATTATCAATTAAATGTATTGCGCAGATTTCTCCGGTTTCTAAAAAGAAATCAGTACATTTATTTCGATTATGTGATACCAGAACAGTTTGATTCCACAGTCGTTAGAGAGAATTCTTTTGTTACCAATGAAGACAGAATGTCCTTTCTTAATGGAATTCTTCAGGATCAGTACAGCCCTTTCCAAAAAAGGGATCTCTGTGTTGTCCTCTTGATCATGTTTACCGGTTGTCGCCCGATAGAAATATGTACACTACGGATCCAGGATGTGTTAAAAACGGAGTCACGTATATATCTGTATTCACTCAAATCTTCCCAGCGTTCCATCCAGCTGGAGAAAGAAGTGATGCTTATCCTTCGATCCTATATCAATAAACAAAGAAACGGCGCCAGCTTAATAGACCCGCTATTCGTTACCGGCAGAGGAATGAGAATAGAAACAAAGCATATAAGCAGCATATTTAATAAATACAATAGGAAAATATTTGGTATGAGTAAAGTTTCTGCTAGAGCTTTAAGACACACCTTCATTACAAGTGCACTAGATGATCATTCTGGCAATGAGCTCACAGAAGTTTCCAGATCAGTTGGTCATTCGGATTTACGTTCAACCATGCATTACTA
- a CDS encoding excisionase family DNA-binding protein, with amino-acid sequence MVKISEARRKQLLELIEEWMDKQDEVDLSQSRLLLNQEEKKAASQVNIDTISQDSYATNEKAMFTVKELSSYLCVSQDCIYAMVREKQIPYVRVRRRILFHRDSIDSWLKTTGL; translated from the coding sequence ATGGTCAAAATTAGCGAAGCAAGGCGTAAACAGTTGCTTGAATTAATCGAAGAGTGGATGGATAAGCAAGATGAAGTGGATTTAAGTCAAAGTAGGCTACTATTGAATCAAGAAGAAAAGAAAGCAGCATCGCAAGTAAATATAGATACGATCTCACAAGATTCCTATGCGACTAATGAAAAGGCAATGTTTACTGTAAAAGAACTTTCTAGTTATTTGTGTGTTTCTCAGGATTGTATATACGCAATGGTTCGTGAGAAACAGATTCCATATGTTCGAGTTAGAAGACGTATTTTGTTTCACAGGGACTCGATAGATAGCTGGCTAAAAACAACTGGTTTATGA
- a CDS encoding tyrosine-type recombinase/integrase has product MNIHTDGLTWFFTLNEEFNDWSNVGKIKVSGFTSRDEAEKAYHSFSALMRYKKYFESPHEVSREKDFDKPLPKKEDIDKLLSIIKSQNISLYLIFSLVMHYGLRLGEIPSLRWKDINFSESVINVQHRKSLRITTIKVSSRLLQELKNYSYGRIKESSDNDLIFFTTKGDPYNFEGLRRMLGRFLRKSNLDHLNFHHLRLIHKNVTLDD; this is encoded by the coding sequence ATGAACATACATACTGATGGATTGACGTGGTTTTTTACTTTAAATGAAGAATTTAATGATTGGAGCAATGTGGGTAAAATAAAGGTTTCCGGTTTTACTTCAAGGGATGAGGCGGAAAAGGCGTATCATTCTTTTTCGGCTCTTATGAGATATAAAAAATATTTTGAAAGTCCACATGAGGTAAGTCGTGAGAAAGATTTTGACAAGCCATTACCCAAGAAGGAAGATATCGATAAATTATTGTCAATAATAAAATCACAGAATATATCACTATATCTAATATTTTCTCTTGTAATGCATTATGGATTGAGATTGGGGGAGATTCCAAGCCTCCGATGGAAAGATATTAACTTTTCCGAATCAGTGATTAATGTTCAACATAGGAAATCGCTTAGAATTACAACAATCAAAGTAAGTTCAAGGCTGCTACAAGAGTTGAAAAACTATTCTTATGGTCGTATTAAGGAAAGCTCAGATAACGATTTGATATTTTTCACAACTAAAGGGGATCCTTATAATTTTGAGGGGTTAAGGAGAATGTTAGGGAGGTTTTTGAGAAAGTCAAACCTAGATCATTTGAATTTTCATCATTTAAGGCTTATACATAAAAATGTTACATTGGATGACTAA
- a CDS encoding uracil phosphoribosyltransferase yields the protein MNPNKKNIKPGAILKLKTVFQKHAWVVEDNSLNEASLFNRFCSILGELDEEQQEFIIELTNRFVWLRFENYYKHFDFIFQNILQSQTFSLNNITNIYFAPLILPEDKGKTKSSTMVLYMLKGNNTLRYNATYAQKLCKYFEDLDFDADLVNKQHSILFLVDDFIGTGETASTAINYLVNTTGVQQNKIVVLSIAAMKHGLEEVSNMGIKVFTAFEYDKGISNYYPSHEAAEKLFLMKSIENKLSPKVVKINENERLGYRGSEALITLIRTPNNTFPVFWKQNKKRIAPFPR from the coding sequence ATGAATCCCAATAAGAAAAACATAAAACCTGGTGCGATATTAAAATTAAAAACTGTCTTTCAAAAGCATGCTTGGGTGGTTGAAGATAATTCTCTTAATGAGGCCAGTTTATTTAATCGGTTCTGTTCTATTTTAGGGGAATTAGACGAAGAGCAACAAGAATTTATTATTGAACTTACCAATCGTTTCGTATGGCTTAGATTTGAAAACTATTACAAACATTTTGATTTTATTTTTCAAAATATATTGCAAAGTCAGACGTTTAGCTTGAATAATATTACAAACATATACTTTGCGCCTTTAATTTTACCTGAGGACAAGGGGAAGACTAAAAGTTCTACTATGGTGTTGTATATGCTTAAAGGTAACAACACTCTCCGATACAATGCTACATACGCACAGAAATTGTGTAAATACTTTGAAGATCTTGATTTTGATGCTGATTTGGTCAATAAGCAACACAGTATTTTATTTTTAGTAGATGATTTCATAGGTACAGGGGAAACAGCTAGTACTGCAATAAACTATTTAGTTAATACAACTGGAGTTCAACAAAATAAAATTGTTGTTCTATCCATAGCTGCTATGAAACATGGTCTTGAAGAAGTCTCAAACATGGGTATAAAAGTTTTTACAGCTTTTGAATATGATAAGGGCATAAGTAATTATTATCCTAGTCACGAAGCAGCTGAAAAGTTGTTTCTTATGAAATCTATAGAGAATAAACTATCTCCTAAAGTTGTAAAAATAAACGAAAATGAAAGACTAGGGTATAGAGGCTCAGAAGCGTTAATTACTCTAATACGTACACCGAATAATACGTTTCCAGTTTTTTGGAAGCAAAACAAGAAAAGAATTGCTCCATTTCCGAGGTGA